In Camelus bactrianus isolate YW-2024 breed Bactrian camel chromosome 10, ASM4877302v1, whole genome shotgun sequence, a genomic segment contains:
- the LOC105070346 gene encoding glutathione S-transferase P, producing MPPYTIVYFPVRGRCEAMRMLLADQDQSWKEEVVTMETWPALKPSCLYGQLPKFQDGDLTLYQSNAILRHLGRSLGLYGKDQQEAALLDVVNDGVEDLRCKYVTLIYTNYEAGKEGYVKALPEHLKPFETLLSQNQGGQAFIVGNQISFADYNLLDLLLNHQVLAPGCLDSFPLLSAYVARLSARPKLKAFLASPEHVKRPINGNGKQ from the exons A TGCCGCCCTACACCATTGTCTACTTCCCTGTTCGAG ggcgcTGCGAGGCCATGCGCATGCTGCTGGCTGACCAGGACCAGAGCTGGAAGGAGGAAGTGGTGACCATGGAGACCTGGCCTGCACTCAAACCCTCCTGT CTGTATGGGCAGCTCCCCAAGTTCCAGGACGGAGACCTCACCCTGTACCAGTCCAATGCCATCCTCCGACACCTGGGCCGCTCACTCG GACTGTATGGGAAGGACCAGCAGGAGGCAGCCCTTTTGGACGTGGTGAATGATGGCGTGGAGGACCTCCGTTGCAAATATGTCACACTCATCTACACCAACTAT GAGGCAGGCAAGGAGGGCTATGTGAAGGCACTGCCCGAGCATCTGAAGCCTTTTGAGACTCTGCTGTCCCAGAACCAGGGAGGCCAGGCCTTCATCGTGGGCAACCAG ATCTCCTTCGCAGACTACAACCTGCTGGACTTGCTGCTGAATCACCAGGTCCTGGCCCCTGGCTGCCTGGACTCCTTCCCCCTGCTCTCAGCCTACGTGGCTCGCCTCAGTGCCCGGCCCAAGCTCAAGGCCTTCTTGGCCTCCCCTGAGCACGTGAAGCGCCCTATCAACGGCAACGGGAAGCAGTGA